The Bombus vancouverensis nearcticus chromosome 7, iyBomVanc1_principal, whole genome shotgun sequence region ACCATATAGTATCTAcactaatttataataatttacgtTCTTTCAAGTAACtttcattaatatatatataaatcgacgtaatgcaACTTACGTTCAAAAACAACTTGTTAGTCACAAACTGCAATGTAATGAGATAATAATTGCAGGTATATGGTAACagtaatcgtaagaaaaattCTCTGCAAGTCAAACACGTATCTAGAATTTTCTaagttttataataatttgtcaggaataatcgtaaaagaaatgttaaaatatgatgaaaattgataaaattctttggaagaaaaaattacattacattttttcatttctttcccgtaattaaaattttattaaattcggaACACATGTCTTCTTGATTTTCCAAAGGTAAATATATgtgttctttttcctttcagATTCTTTAAAACGATGGATGATTTTATGTCAGCTTGTGGTGAAGGTGAGTCTGCATTACATCATACTGACTCTGTATATTCTACTTGTAATATCATCAATCTTGTCTACTATTATTCTAATATCCTACATTCCAAATATCTTCTCTCAACTCTTTATTCGAAAAATGCTTCAATTTTCCTTCTGAATAATgtcaaataaattttcattttggaaaattttcgaGGAAATATCGACAACAAATTAAATTACTAAAATTCTTAAATTACATTTCTTTATTGGAAATTGTTTGTCGTTTGATTGATTTTCTATTATGAAAAAAGGAATATAATGCAAAATGGTTTTAATTATTAATCGGATTAAATTCagattttaaattaaacttgTAATTATGCGTTATAGTATACTGAAAATACACACTCACGCTCTATAACAATGTAACTAATTTCTGATGTCAATTACCGATGATGACAATAAGATGAAAGTAGTTACAAAATACGTATGTCTGGACAAGAGAGTTGCATGGCTTTTATAATATTACGTATTGCGATGTGAAAGTAATGTATGCATCGATTTAAAACGTAGCAGTTTATATAACGCAATCTAGACTCAGTGATTTATAGGAATAATTTACGTACATTACATATTATCTCAATAAATAGTTTATCGAAGAAACTAAGAGTCTAAGTAAATTATCGTGTTCCTATGTTGGTAAAGGTTAAGTCCATGAAAATGAACCTGAAACATTCGTACGGTTATTTTAACTGTAAAATGCAGTTTGGCTCCTGCGGctggaaaaaagaaacgattccCAGGAAAAATGAGAATGACGACGGTGATCACGCTACGAATCTGGACAGAGTTTGTGAAGCAGTGGATCGCCCACGCACAGCCACGTATACCAGGGCGTTGTTAATTATCTGCCGCCGTTTATCAACCGGTAGAGCAGAAACTTTCCTTTGGCATTtctccttcctctttctttcattCGCTTCTCATCCTCCTCGGACCTTTCcgttctcttttttcctttctattCCATCTCTGTTTTTCTTCTTCCAAACCATTCTCGATCTGGTACTTACATACACGAGACAGACAAGATCAATGAACAATGTGACAGAATTGCGACAATTTTACATGGATAATATTATACTGTTAAATATATTATGATAGTTTTATAGCGTATGAATAACAGTATAAAATTTGAACTCTATTTTATATTAGATAATAGTATAAAAAacataaaagtaataaaaaatattctagAAGACCTCgatttttgaaagaaattagtgaaagaataaagaatatCTTTCAATTATATAAGTAGATCATGGAATAAAAACTATAAGGTTACATAATAAGAAAGATTAAACTTGTGTGTTACTTATAGAATTATAcacaatataaaatagaaacatcAGGTAACATATTTTTTTTGTCATGTTATTTTGTCTTTTCTTCGTGTAATATTCGAAAAAAGATGTACATGTTAATAATGAATACTGTTTATAGTGCTTAAAATGTTCGTGGAAAGCTTACAAATCGAAGAAGCGAAACTCGGAAGAGAGCTGACTGAAAAACGTGTCGAAACACATTCCAAAGCGAAGACGCCGCTGCATCGACCATCCATTGACCGTCACTTAGCATTTATCAATACCTTCCATCCAACGCCCATTATCCTATTGACACGCCACAGTGTAAAAGAAGAAACTCTTAATTGcaatttcgatatattttctcATTATTACGGGCTTCTGAAACGTTCATTTGTATCTTTTCTCGCAatttattttaatgtaattttCAATGTACAGTTAATTACTctaacataaatataaatactctCATTTTTACATTCAgattgataataataatcgcggatatttctttttataacgCGGTATGTTAACATTGTATGTTAGATCTGCATTAGAAgcgttgaaaatatttatattagaagACTGTAATACATAACAgaactttttattaatatcTATACAAGAAGATTAATATCGAAAAAGAATCAGTAAATATGTAAGTGATTTCCACTGGTAATCGAGCGATATcataaataatttgtaatttatgtACCCCGATTTTCACAGTTTATCACGTATGTTTAGATAACATCTTGTATGAACCTATTATGAAGGTGTATTTATAAACAATAGACATATCTAAATTGCATGATgatgttattaatattacatGTTAATCAAGATCAAGGTTTATCGCTGCTATATTAGGAAGCGTTAGGCAGTGCTATATTAGgagattaaatataaaatttaaattacgtCTTTAAAGCTAGTGCAAAATATCGTATTAACTGTAAGATGAATTTACTATCAGAAAGCCAAAATTTTAACCAATCAATGAATAATCACACAAGACAATACATAGATTTCTTGCGTTCTACCTATATGAATTGTGGATTTAGATCTCGTAGGGATTTCATAATTCTTCGCAGCACTGTTTCTTGCACTGTTACGTAAACAACTCCATCTAGTGGATTTTATTTCTATCCGGTGTAATTCGAGCCAGTTTAACGTAAGACGTAACATAGCATCAGTGATTTATATTCGACCACGTGTATTTGGATTCCTACATTTCCTCGCGAGTTTATTTTGCCTGCCCATACACCGGTAACTACTATTTATCATTTCAATGAACTTTCGCGATTGTATAATTAAAGGTGTCGCGTGAACAGTAGCCTATATAATATCTAGGCAGTTAGCGATACTGGCGTGGTCGTACGTGCCGCGAGAGTACGTTATTATAATTTCTCTGGCAGCGGCATTTCACGAAGGTACGCAAGGTGAGAGATAAGTAAGCCGAGTCCATTTACAGTGGCTAGTGATTTATTGGCCGCGGAACATAAGATGTCGTTAATCGTCTTGCATCCATCCTGTGTGTCATGTAGCACTCTCGACGAATCAGCTATGTGTATAGGTGCACGTTTATATTCGTTTGCGATGCTCCATGTGTATAGTTCGTGTGTAGAGCCAGCGATACGAGGCACATTCGAGAAGTTCGATCGTTCGATTGATTTAAGACGGCAGTAATCGGCTGGCCGAAAAGCCGTCGCGTTCTCTGTATGTATCGACGATATTTTCATGTTTATGTACGCGCACGACTGGATGTTAAAGTCCTTCCCCGTTTCAGCGGCTCTTACATATATTTTCAGAGGAGTTTACGCTCTTACTAGAAGATGCAGGAACACGAAAGGGGAACCCATGGTCCCTTTCTACCAGAGGCTATTTGAGCCGACATACCTCCTGCTTATATATCATATTGCCACATTAACCACGTCGCTTCGGGTCGTACTTCGCGACTACTCTAGTAGCCCGAAAACCAACCTTAACGTTTACCAAGGACTGACATGCAATACCAGGTACCCTTTACCCTTCTGCCTATATACCCCTTTTGTTTATTTTGCAACCACCTTGTCCGACCAATTACGTTTAAACTTCAAGTTGTTTTGACAACAATTCTCAAATCGAGTACATGAGATTTTATTATCAATCATTAAATGAAACTTTTTAATTCGTTCCGAATATCTACTGTGCCTACCAGTTCTTATAATGATTTTAAAACCGCTATTTTTTTGAATCCTATATCcccatttatatttatattataatcctCGACCccatttatatttcatattacgAAGTAGTAGTTTCTCTTAATCTGttgattaataaatttaagttttttaaaataataaatgacgTTCTTATACGAAATGGAAAATCGATTTAGAATTGTTATAAAAGCGAGAAAATAACGGTTGTACAACCGATATGAGATAAATTTCGATTCCTTATAACAGTTATTCAGAATAAAGATAGTACATAACTGTTTTAAGAACCGAAATCGATATCATAACTGTTCTTTATCCCTGGTTCCTACTCGTCCGCCACTAAGGTGAATAGAAACATGCATTGGATTTACATTGAATTTCTTTCTTACATTTTAGAGGAATGAGAGACCTTTCTGGTGTtgggaaaaatattatttccataTCGAAGATATTGTTCGACGATTCGAACGTAACCTGACGATAATCAGAGACGATctaaagaaggaaaaggaataATCTTGAGAATGTAATTTTTAACTATGCCATTTGTTTTGACTGATTGATGTAATATCGCATAATGAATGACCACTCCTTGGGTAGAACCATAACCATTCGTTTACGTAGGAAGATTGATCGTTTGACCAACGTGATTTCAATTAATACTGATAATCAAGGTTACGTTTGAGAAACATCTAAGCAACGGAAACATGAACTATAATCCACGGGTAACAATAGATTGAACACGTTAGGACGAGAGCTTACGCTAAGAGATATTAATTACTATGTCATAGTTTTGATATTACCGAAGGAAAAGATGTATTACTGGATATTTAATCATCTGTGAAAATCAATACAGCGTATCAGAAAAGGTCGTAGGTCTTTGGCAATCTCTCTGAAGATCGGCTTATTTACCAGACTTAGTATGTTGGAGCTCCGCAGGGGTGCACGCTCTAGATTTACATTAGATGCCGACGTGTTCTGAGAATATTCCTGTCTTCTGCGCGACATATGTTCCTTCGTATGCAAAAACGAGATGACCCTGTGATAGATAGGAATGTGGTATAAGTCAGCCTTGCTcgttctccacgtacaaaacaGGCAACCTTGAATTACTTCTGTGTGCCGGCGTTCTTTTGAATTAAATACGCATGTCTTCGTTTCTCAATCTCTTCTCACGGATTGTTAAATGTCTTTTCATcggacatattttttaaatgaatcaTTGATGTAccattgtataatattatacgTTAACATTTTCATTCTTCATGTCGTGTATGCGCAGCATTGTGCATTATTAATAACTCTAACAAGCTATTGATTACTTAACGGATGAACGAATTTGTGAATGTAGTATGTATAAATTTCTTCGTACTAAAACGTGCCAAATGAGATATATCaagtttattataatttaaaattaacgaTTCAATACGGAACACAAGTTTCACCAAGACCGTAATGATCTGTTGCGTTTATCTTCTTTACTGTAAGTCAAATTCTTGCGAACGGAGCGCATATTTCGGTATTTTTACTATTCTCAGTGCTGAGAATGCCATATCAAGATATCCAAGGGCGCATTGTGATTTTTACATCTCTTGCGAACATCGAAGATATAATTTTCCACAGCTTGCTGTTAAATTCACCGGTATATTGCATAGTAGTGCTAAAATATCAAACTCTCCGCTCCGCGTATAAATCGCATCGCGTTTCTGCGAACGATCCTTTTAAGAAGCTCGCCAAGGTCAAACAACATATCGCATGATCTTCGATGGCCACTTAATTCCCAGTGTAACCCGAGGTAAAGAGGTACGAAGTGGCTCTAAAGTGCTCGGTACTTATCTACAGCTCATGCGGAAAAGGGAAATACGGAGGATGAAATTGAAGGAGAAAAGAGGCGATAGGGTTGTGGCGATCGTTATTACGCGGCTACTTTCATCAGTGTTGTTGCCCTTACGTGAAAGCGCCGAGTCGAGTCACGAATCGTCGTGTATTCGTCGCAGATTTTACCGGTAATTTGCGGTAATATTATAATCAGCCCCTTGCTGAGCCTGAGGAGGTGCCGACCCTGTGCTCTGGGCTAAATTGATGACCCGTGGAATCGTACGTTTCGCCTTACGTATGCTCCTCTTATTGGACTTGCTTCGCGCGAGTACATCTTTTTAGTATCCTTTTCTTACGTCATTAACCCACCGAACCCTCGAAAATATCTTTTACAGTTAACACCTTTGAATGCACATCGCTAGTTattcttatatattaatatCTCAACACGAACATATTATTCTGTGAATTTATTACGGTTCTTtggtttaaatataattattgagTAGGGTGTTAAGTATTGCTTCGATTTCTCGGATTTATGACACAGACAGACGCATAATTGCTATTTTTACTATAGATTTCAGATCTATCGTTGTTCAATCTTTTTGCTTAAAAAGTTGAAGCTTAGAAATTACTCTGTGCTCGCGGAATTGCACATCTACGGGCCAGATGAGTTATTAAGCTTTCGCCTTTGCACCTTTAATAGTAATGACGTGTCATAAACCTGTAGCTCAGTACTTAAACACATTGACAATCAGCAAACGAAATTGCTTTTTGGACCTAATTCGCTCCGCTGGACCCGTGACTTGGACCAGCTTGATGGGGGAGGAGTGCTCGAGGTTTAAATAGAGACGTGCAAAGGGATACGATAGGCACTGATGAACCAATTAAGTAAATTGGCTATATTTTATTAGTATAAAGGGACGAAAATTTAAAGGGACGTCCAAACATTCAGTTTCAGAAGTTTCGTAAGATTTCTCGCACATGGTTTTCACAGTGTGCAAGTATACCTGCATCGTACAGTTTTGCTTTATTGTGTAATTGAGAACAAAGCGGTTTTCGTATATCACCAAAAGGTCGATCCTTCGAAAGTGATATTTTATAGTCGGCACACCATTGTGTCATCATCGCTAAACATCAATCACTATATATAACTTCATGTTATTGAAAAATTagttattttgaaaatatttaaatggaaAGAATTTAGTCGAAGTATTAATATAATGATTATAGTAGTGACTATTTGTAGTATATTTTTGACTGAATTTTGACTgaatcttaaaattaaaattttgtatcttctATGTTATCCGCGATATCTCTATGTACAATGCTAATGTGTACTTGAATGCAAATTGAAGATTGCTGCTTTGTTCTTTTGTTCCAGACGATATTGTGGGAGTTCATTGCACTCATGGCGTAAACCGTTCGGGATATCTTATTTGTAGGTTAGTATATTATATTAAGCAAAATATCAAATATGGTTATCAAAGATCATCTCAGATATGTTTTACATTTTgaaagattatatatatatatatgtcggagatgaaaggataTCGGGACTTCCCTTTTGGGATGTTGGGAAAAACTCTAATACCCAAACCCTAGCCCAggcttttactatagctacacttaagtaataaaagtaagaaatagttttaatgttctaatccgattttatgacgatgggcttgggctcgaagtgacatagcagGTCACTGGATGTAGCCACGGTCActggagggacgtgtacctgacagagggatggaatgattatatggctttccttaaaaacaaagattgacccgagaggtggggagaggtattccttatatatttataaggGCAGTCTCACTTGGATTTTGGTAGAGTTCTTGAAGATAAGTTTTACTTGTACGTGGAGTTATACGTGTATCACATAGCATTCGTCATCCCGTGGACTGTGGATttgttatcgaacctgaattcgttgccatcaacatctcgaccatccgatcgccgctattacttaTAGCCTTTTATAGTGCCCACATTTGTTTCGGTTAATATCAGGTATATCCTCGATGGTAAATTTGAgtgaaggttcatcgaacgcccaaaattccaaccataatccgatatatatgtatatatatatacacacacacacataagattttacaaaatcaatacgttattaatttgcaattaaattaataaaactaaTGATGTACATAAATTCATTTGTTTTGTTACAGGTATCTTGTACAGCAATTAGGTTGGGAAGTCGATACCTGTTTAAAAGGTAAGTGAAccataaattacaaaattcatacttttataaacataattatatagaaactaaataaatatatatataattcaccTACTAAATGTTACAATGAATACTTTACTTTGATGAATACTGTGCCTAGTTTTGTATGTCATGCGCATGCCATGGATTCGTACACATTTTAATCTCCCACAAATGCATAGATATTCGCAACCTAATAACGACAAATTATAATTCTATCTATATTGAACGCATCGAATAAGATCAACTACGTTACAATAGATACACgcgaaaatgagaaaaaatataGGTTAAAGAAAAATTCCTTTCTAAAATTCATATCTCTGTTGAAATTTAGCTTCTCCCGTTTGTTTCTATACCTGTTACACAAGCGAATTTTACGTATTTGTTTCAGCATTCGAAGAGGCTCGTGGCTATCAGATCGAGCGTAAAAACTATATAAGCGCGTTGCAGAAAATACCACGCGAGAAAAGCAAAACGGGTAAAGTCAAAGCGCGACCGAGGGATTGGCTTCCACACCCAACCCAACTATATACGATGGGGCCGCCAGGTCCCGTACCGCCGCGTCGCGGTTTCACAAAAGACGGTCCATTTTCGTTGCCACATTTTAGTTTTGGCGGTCCGCCAGCAGGCTTTCGTCCTATGCTACCTCCACCTGGCATGCCGCTGGTACCACCGCCACCAGGTCTTTCGTCTATGTACGGACCGAGGTCATTCAGGTACAGACCGCCACTGCGACCAGCCATGTGTCCACCGCCACCTCGACCAGGTTTCGCATTCCCTATTCCAGGTTTTCCGCCACCATGTCCGTCCAGAACACCCGCTGGAAGGTTACCTCATGTTCCACCAACTCGGTTACCACCACCAAAAATCCCTCCACATCCCCTTCCACATTCTTCGTCAACGCAACCTGTCGTTTTGAAGCGATTGCAAGGGCAAAAACGAAAGTCGCATGTGCGAAATGGCATTGTGTCGCTGTCTAGAAATCCCTCCGGTGTTATTAGGCAAAATAGCCAAATGAGTAGGATAATACCGAAGTTAGTGAAAGAACAGGACTTCACGGTAGATACGTTCGAAGAAAATTTACTCGCCGTCTCGACTCAATCGAACAGGCGGCCAACGAAAGGAAAATTCAATCAAACCAAGTGACGACGTGCCATTTAGGAGTCATGGAACGTTTACTTAAACGTTCAACATCCCGTGTAATTCGCTGTTACCGAAATTCGCAGTTTTCTGCGATGGTTTCGTTAGCCATTAAAGGAATAAGCAATTGCGAGAATGGACAACGGCTACTAATTAACATGACTATGGAAATTTATCTGACTTGGACAGCAAAGAAGCATAAAGATATACTTTGAGTGTGTTTATATGAAATGTGAAAACTTGTACAGTACGATTGACGGCCATCCTACACGACGCCCCTTTCTCGTTACCCCATGCAACATGTTCCTTGACACTATTTTACGAGTACTTTCATCATTTCTGAGAATAAATACACTTTGTCGATGATATTATTATGATCCAATCCATCACCATTCTCCTtctgtaattaattatttaaataactcATGATCGAGGATTATGATCTAGTACTTAATTGACTACAGGCGATTATTGCTATTGTTAATTCCGACTGGAAAGATTACAGTTCGATCTCTGTGCATAGCTTTAGAGTGAAAATAAATCTTTCCAGCAGAGTTAGCCTTAAGTACAGTATTTGCAAATACTGTATATCATACCTTTAAATACGTGTAGACAATTCAAACGGcttgttaattatattttatgactGCAAATACGATGAATCCTTAATTTCTCGATCGGCTTCTTTCCTTACAAATCATTTCGAGCGACCTTCTTTTAAAAAaatctatttttttattaaggACTATTGGTTATTATTATTGATTAATAAACGATCATCGTATACTAATAGATAATAATGTATTTATCTCTGTACAGTTTAAATCTCAAGCGTATTAACTTGAAAATATTTCTGACCAAGAGATTTGTAAATACTGTGCTacaaacatttattttcattctatacttaatataataattatgctATTTCTTCGTAAATCATTCCATATTATGATCTTTCTGTGTAATTCGAtcctttcatatttttcattaattgtatCGTATGTTAATAACGGTAAGAGACAATGTGATGAGAAGAAGAATTTTTACTTGATTTCCTTAGCGTCGTTGGCGTTTGCATTCTGTAAATGGAGTACAGTAGATGTAATTTCTCGTTGTAAATCATGAAGATTAAGAAAATTTTTTGTTAGGAAATATGTTACACGATCAATGTTATTAGCAATGTCACGTAAAGACAAAAGCAGCTATTCTTTGTTTAATAAGATAGAGCTTGAATCGTTTGAAAAGTAAAACGCGAGGAGACTATACTTTACTAGCTTTTCGTAGTATTTAAAATAActcatatatataattaaacgcGGAAGATAAATAACACGTTGAAATCAAGATATTTTCTTGCAGATTTTATGACCTGATGAAATtgtgattaaaaaaaaatgtatctgCATACTGTTACagagaatttatattttaaatgtaacattttacatttgtaaatatttcgaGCATGAACGTAATCGTCTCAAGGGGGtatcctgaattagaatgttctaaaacagcgttttTTTTCTAGTGATTTTTtctagaagggaaagaaagaaagaaatggttattaaattttgaggtatggttacatatatatttaacgaatacaaaaaaattttttttaaagtaaaaaaataaattataatagatCTCTAAGCTTATTTCATGGGCGTCTTGTCGCTACAGTCTTCGATCGGCGGgaaagatccacctcgtaattcttggCTGAAACAAAGAatcaaaaaaggattaaattattatatatttttcttctgggtGAACTAAACAACGGCAGGAAAAAagcttatttaaataattgttatagtttattttttttaaaaacacttgtttttaatttcacattttttataaaattattaaaaattaattaattaaattaattaaattaattaataaattagttaataaattaattaattaaataaatcaattaatttattaaataaattaataaattaattaattaaattaattaaaattaattataaaaatatataacaatttaatccttttttggttttttgtttcagttttttttaatttaatcttcTGAAAGTTTCAAATATATGTAGAGTACCATATGTCAAagcgatttttcaaaattctgaCAGTTAACGGAGCTACAGAGATCATGCGCTTTTGtgttatttcgtataaaattggAGTTCCAGTATTAGTTCAATGAGCGTCGTCGAGCAAGTATCTTGCAACAGTCGTGTAATTCTCTTGTCGGCCTTTACGATTCGTTATTATTTAGATTATTTTGTTACTTTCTTAATTATACGtttatcattatttaattagtttcttagttatatatgtatttaggCTTAGTTTACTtagctattatatatttatataatttgtgATAAATGAATATGAATGAATTGAAACGGAAATTTTTGGACCAAGAAGGATgatcaatatttaaaaaactggcacgaaaatatttaaaaaaatcatcGACCTCCGAATAGGCAAAATTTGAAAAGGGCCAGAGACAGAAAATCAAAATAGAAGTAGGAGAATGCGATATACATGTATAGCCGGATAGCTACATATTATTGCGCGTGTATGTATAAATTTATTGTTGCACATGGAGTCAATATGTATATCTCATCATTATTAGATGAATCATAGAACAAGGAACATCATAGTTTGTCATGCAGCAAAGTTTAAAAATTTCGGGTTGAAAGGTTTCAGTGTGTTGGCGaattggcctttttcgtgctttAAGGAATCTATTACAGTAAGTACTGAATTGTATTGTGTAATCCTTACACGGTAATAATATTTTACCTGAATTCTTGTCGCATAttgaaatgtaaatatataatatttaataaattacttcGTTCGAGATAAAGCCAGGTATTTGATTGTAGGTAAAATCAGATACACGGGTATCAAAATgtctttatttcttttgttaCCTATTTGTTTTGATGTGATCTTGTTATCAAGAGAAATTCTCATtgtaagaaagaaacgaagaaagtcATGTGAAGTACTTTCCATCACAAGACATTGGTGCATTTGGAaggaaatgttatatttttccccTACGATTACATTACTTTATACTGATAATATATTCTTCTTCTCGGGGATGGTTTCTACTAAAAATGCAAATGTCTGCGGAAGAGATGTGCGTATTTTGTGATTCTCTTCATATATTCGAAAGAGTTGATTAAATGCATTATCTTATATGGCGTAGGTGGATTTATGAAATGTGCACAA contains the following coding sequences:
- the LOC117159020 gene encoding RNA/RNP complex-1-interacting phosphatase; its protein translation is MMKSIPERWLEYKPYGTVISGTKILPFKVPLKEALCNKLEPEERFTTSVLLEAFPRLKYIIDLTNTDRYYDKQEFTNSGVKYEKIMVYGREIPSVDLVNRFFKTMDDFMSACGEDDIVGVHCTHGVNRSGYLICRYLVQQLGWEVDTCLKAFEEARGYQIERKNYISALQKIPREKSKTGKVKARPRDWLPHPTQLYTMGPPGPVPPRRGFTKDGPFSLPHFSFGGPPAGFRPMLPPPGMPLVPPPPGLSSMYGPRSFRYRPPLRPAMCPPPPRPGFAFPIPGFPPPCPSRTPAGRLPHVPPTRLPPPKIPPHPLPHSSSTQPVVLKRLQGQKRKSHVRNGIVSLSRNPSGVIRQNSQMSRIIPKLVKEQDFTVDTFEENLLAVSTQSNRRPTKGKFNQTK